The nucleotide window ATAGTTGGTTGAGTCTGAATTTATGCTGAGAGTTCAGTTCCCTAACAAGGGCCTGAATATTGTCTTTTACCCCTAAGGGATTAAGTTTCCAGCCCCAACCTCTAAAGCCTTTACTGATTTCCTGCCCGTTGAGCCTGTGGGTTCATATCTCATTAATTGCTAGGGGCTGCTTTGTTTCTAGCACCTAAacttccttctctgccctcaaACTCTGCCGTTCATTAAAAAAGTTTCTGCTTTACCTATCATTTCCAGGCTTGTAGAGCGATGTCCCATCCACACCGTATTGaccagaaatacttatttttccctttactgcaactatgtgaaaatatatgtgaatataaccAGAGACCAGAAGGTGACTTTGAAACTGAAATGATTTATTATGGGTAGAGATGGTGGGTTTATAGCaaccatttttctccattttgcaaCTATTCTGTATTGTCATGATATTGTCTCTAAAACAATATAAGAAGCATCATCTTTTTCACCATTGTCTTTTGTTTCAGAATGCATATGCTGCAACTGCCATTAATGGGACAGATTTTTGTACATCAGCAAAAGATGCGCTCAAACTCTTATCCAAGAATTCAAGTCATTTCACATCTGTTAACTGCTTTGGAGACTTCATAATTTTTCTAGGAAAGGTGAGATGTCCTCACTGAAATAATAGATAGAGAAACTTGGGATCCAGACGTGAAGCCACAGAGCTAGACTTGAAAGAGAACGAACGTTTCTTGAGTGCCTGCTCTATAGTGGATGCTGTGccttattctctcatttaatccttagtcCTGTGAGGTAActtattttgcagatgggaaaactaaggcTTAATAACTTGTCCAGGATCGCACAATGGGTGGAGTCAGGATTTGCATCCTAACCCTTTTCTCTCAGCAATGCTCAGTTCTCTAGACCATTCTGGCTCCCACTTTTTCATagctaaaatgaaaatgctacTAGCCTCATTAAATGGATATATTTTGGGGGGCTTTTTTCATAAAACATATGGAAATAGTACTGAAACCTAATGAAATGTCTGGATTATTTAAAGGCATTAAGTCCATAAATACAAAGGCAGCTTGTTAACGTCCCAAGTGGAGCCAGAGGTACATTTCCACTGTCATCTGAATAGCATTTTTCAAGGAATTGTGTGTAGTCTTATGTGCAGTGCAGTGAACGAGCATCTTAGAGCTCCATCTCACGTGTAAAGGACAAGGCCTGAACTTGGGGTCTTTAACAACTCCAGACCTCAGGCTGGACCAAAGATAACACGTGTCCTTTCTAGGTTAACTAAaatatggaggggcgcctgggtggctcagtcggttaagcagctgacttcagctcaggtcatgatctcacactccgtgagttcaagccccacgtcaggctctgtgctgacagctcagagcctggagcctgtttcagattctgtgtctccctctctctgcccctctcccattcatgctctgtctctctctgtctcaaaaataaataaacgttaaaaaaaaaaaaattaaaaaaaataaataaataaaatatggatgcAACTGGTATGATAGCCTCTAACTGACCATGCTTCAAGCTGAAGGTTCTCTACACTGGACCACATGGTGTGTCCCTTTGCTTGTGATTGTCACGCACGGGGCCTAATTCTGCACACCTGTTTGCCTGATCCCACTTCCACTTGATTGCCTGCCCTTCGAATCCCTGACCCCAGACCTCCTGAGCTTCCTGCCACGTCTGTGCCATTCCAAGCTAGACATCCTGGCTCCTTCCAACCATTCCTTCTCAAGGCCGTGAATGCTGAGGCCTTCAGTGGTGCCCCAAAGTGAACAAGATCTTGGTCTCCAGTTGTGACCCGGCCACAGCCAAATGTGAGGACTCCTGGCTCATTTAGCATTTTGTGCCTCCGTGGTGTTTGGTAAATGTCTCTGGTGTATTAAGTAACAAGTTATAACATGCACGGATTTCACAGGTGTGTGTGTTAGTTGCACATATATTTTAAGGCTCAGATGGGCCCCAGAGATTTTTCATGCAACGGTAGCTCAAACGGATTATGCCTTTCAAGACAGCCTAAATAATCTAAGTTGCAGttgtttttaaatggataatATTGCCTATGTTAGTTTGGTAAGATGTTCTCTAATAACTACTTCCAAAAATTTTAGAATGAGGTTTCATCTTTTAAcagaattatcttttattttaggtaATAATTCATTTTCCTATATTTCCCATAAGGAACATGGAATTGCTAATAAGCTTCTAGTGAGCATGTAACAACCAgtgattctttgtttttgaatgaaGTCCCATTCACACATTCATGTCCGTCTTTGTGGGTATCCAAGGGCAACGGGGATTCCAGATGGACTCCAtactccattttatttgtttaagaattaggtataaaaaaaattttttttaaatataaaaaggaacatCATGGTCTGTAATCATGTTGCTGGAAATATAATTACATATGGCAAGAGCCTGGATTAATCCTATTATCTCCCCACACCAGCACTGGAAAGCCCTTCCAGTAATCCCTAGGGTAAAAACAATCACATATTAAACTACAGTATATCCACCCAGTGGATTGTTGCACTGTTATGTAAAAATGGCActtatttaaaagtattaaatgaaGGCACgccctggtggcttagttggttgagcgtccgactctcgattttggttcaggtcatgatctcacagttcgtgagattgagccctgcgtcaggattctctctccctctgtctcgcTGCCTCTGACCagcctgtgtgcacacacacgcatgcacgctctcaaaatcaatcaacaaCAAAAGTATTAAATGAAGATACTTATGGGAGTGGCAcgtgaaaaaactaaaaattttcagCTATCGTTACatctatataaatacaaaaactaggcacagataaaaaatgtaaatacatctACTCTCTTATCCTTACTCTGAATTAACTGGGTCGTCTTGTGGTATCAtagctcctttttttcttaatttcattggaCCACATTTTCTGACAAGCCTTCTTTACAACAgggcacacacatatgcatatatatgaaacTACTACTTGTAAATGACAGACAGCATTTCTCAAATATTCTGGCCAATTTATAAAGGTTCTCAGTGAAGTCTTGTTTTCCCAGGTGTTGGTGATGTGTCTCACTGTTTTTGGAGGACTGATGGCATTTAACTACAACCGTGCCCTCCAGGTGTGGGCAGTCCCTCTGCTGCTGGTTGCTTTTTTTGCCTACTTTGTAGCCCATAGTTTCTTATCTGTGTTTGAAACTGTGCTGGATGCACTCTTCCTGTGTTTTGCTGTTGATCTGGAAACAAATGATGGATCGTCGGAAAAGCCCTACTTTATGGACCAAGAGTTTTTGGTAAGCAGACATTTCACTTCCTGCTGCAGTCTCTATCCTCAAAATCTCAAAAAGTGTTCAAGACTCACACGTAAAGGAGGCTTGTACCTAGCCTCGTTTGTTCTTCCAGAGGGCTCTGTGTGCTTCTGCCACTGGCCTGAATGTCTAGAGTGAGATTTGGGTTCTGTTTTCTGAGGCTGAACCCACTTCCCTTATTGGAAACTCTCCCTGGAGAGAAGTGAAGCTGAACAATTAATACGGACCagatgaccttgggcaggtgTTCTGGACAGAGCAGTCCAAGTCCCTTTGGTCCTGTTGGCCGGGTCTGGCGTTTTGGGTGGTCTGGAGGTTTAACGGCTGATCTTTCTCTAAAGCATTTTTGCCTCCTCAAGCGTCACAACAGACCCTTTGTGTTTTAGGGGGCGCACACATCACCATCTGTGCCAGTATTGACAGATCTGAGGTTCTCAGGCCTTTTATTAACTGAAGCCCCACCGATGCAGGAAAAGCCACACCCTGTCAAGTCCCTTACAGCTTCTATCTGGAAATAGCAGGCAGCTGTTTCCAACACAGTCGTTGCTTATTTGTCTTATCAGGAGTAGACAGGGATATTTTAACAACTGAATGAAGTCTCTTGGTTGTCTGGGTCAAGTGAGTTTTAGTACTTTTATTCTGTTGTCATAAAACTTAGGTGTTAAAGCCCATTTgctctttttaagattttatttatttttaaattatttagtgtttattttttgggagagagagtgcaagtaggggagaggcagagagagagggagacacagaatctgaagcaggctccaggctctgagctgtcagcacagagcccgacacggggctcgaactcacaaaccgtgagatcatgacctgggctgaagttggacgcttaaccgacggagccacccagctgccccattaagattttatttttaagtacactCTGTACACAACAtggcctcgaacccacaaccctgagatcaagagtctcatgctccaccgactgagccagccaggcgcccctagccccTTTGCTTTTAAACAGCATTCAGAGCACTCCTTGGCTCAGCCAGGCAGTGAGGTTTAACAAGCACATCTATGGTTTTACAATCAAATAGATTCTCCACCTCCTCCAGAGAAAACCTAAAAATACAATAGCACTTTATTTGTATCTAGCCTAAAGAAATTCTTCCCGATGATGGTAGGAAGCTAACCGAGGCTTCTTTCTCGGATTTATACTTTTCTGATTACAAATCCACTTGGGAATCTACCCCCTAAAAAACTTGAATTCAACAGGGAAAACTTTAAGGATTAAATTCCCCTAAATGATATGGTCAAATAAATAGTTGCGGTTGGTGCAGATAGCTAACACTGGTCTAactccttcttttatttttcagagttttgtAAAAAGGATCAACAAGTTAAAAGACACGAGGGCACAAGGGGAGGAGAACTCACTAAGGAACGAGGAGGGAACAGAACTCCAGCCCGTTGTGTGATAGGTGCCCATTAGAGTGTTGCCCCTGGAAAGTGTCCTTCTTCTAAGAGCCATTCACAGAATAAATGGTAAGGCCGATAGACCCTATTCTTCACTGTCTTTGTCCTTATTGTTTGGCCATTATAATACCAGAACCATGAAAGTATATCCTATTCCGGATTCAGTAGTTCCTTGTCGATGTATATCCACCTTGGGGTATGAATATAAAATACTCCCACCCCGTCCCCACCAATGTTCCTGAAGATGATTTGAAGATTATTCCAAGTTGGATTTAAGGTGCTTTTGAGGCACGTGAGTCTCGATGGAGTAAGCGAGGGCCAAATCAGGGTCAAATACTAGTTTGAATCTTGGCTGTCATTTTCTGTGTACGATGGGCAGGTCCCTACAGTTTCCCAAGCCTCAGTCTCTAGCATAGAGTGCATTGTTGTGTGGAttaataaagaaatgataaagtaTCTTATAAGACCTGGGAAAGaggactttttaaacaaaatctgcCTTCACCTATCTGGTAGTTAGCCAGAAAATAATCAGCCTGTGGCTCATATGaatgttcaaaaaaaatatttatttataaaaaatacaacGGGATAAGTTTATGCTGAGAAATGCAGCAATAAATACAGTTGAAGGAAACAGCAACTCTACATTGATACATTGGCACAAACAGGAAGAGCACACACACCACCCAGACCTAACTGTCTGCAGGCCGATTTCGTACACGCTCCTTTAGAAACACCACTCTGAAAAGATCTTGTCGGTTTAGGTAAGAGAATGAGTACACATATAATCACAAATGCACACGGATCAGGACTTTATTTAAAAGTTAGCAAACAATACTGTAGACATTGATATGTAAATTTCTAAAATGCTGCATCTTAAATTTAGTTGGCAAAGACCACATTTAGCTCTAAGCATGACTTTAGTCTTCCACATAGAAACCagataactgtaaaaaaaaaaagcttcctatTGTTTGAAAATCCCAGTCTATTAAGTAGATTGTAAAAATGCATAGGTCTTTAATAAGAGAATTGGCTGTACAAGAGTACTCCCCTTTCACAGTATTCCTTTTTACTTCATATGTGAGTTATTGCTTCTGCTGTAGGATTTAACTGTTACAGCACTAAAAGGGAACTAtttagggaagaggcagaaaaaggaaaagggaatgtACGTAAGGCAATATTTCTTTTAGGTACAATAAGCATAATAGTGTTTTAGGAAGACAAGATAAAAATTACTCAAGGCTAGCTTGGTTCTCACTGAATAAAAACGGGCTAAATACTGAGCTCCTCTGTGTAAATCTAATAATCAATGCCTTGGTCGCCATATTGGTAATCTCTGGGGTAGTCATCTTGGTACTCTCCATGATATTCATCTGGGTATTCTGCCTGATAATCACTATCACTAATTTCAGACCCATTTGTTCCCGTTCCTTGGCTTCCATTGTGAATGACAGGTTCTGTGGGAGCGGCACAGTATTTCGGATCATATACTTGCCGCCCAAGCCCATACACACTCATTCCTTTCTGGGAAGCAACTTTGTTGGTTCCCATCTGTAGAGAAATCGTCGAGTTGTCCACCGGTTGTAATGTTAGCTTCTGATCGTAGATGTCTCTTCTGGTACCTGGTGCTAACATCCCCGCCTGGTATTAGAACAtagtataaaagttaaaacagCAGCTAAAATCTATTCTGCTGAACATTTTCTAAGTTATGAAATTCACATTGTGAACGCTAATGTAATAATAACTTCATTTCAGGGGTAAAGCTAGCTTACCAAATAGTCCTGATGCTGAATCTTTCTCAAGTACCAATACTCACTGGCTTTCAAACCAGGTCAGCCCTTCCTTCAAACCCTTGCTCTGCTATAAAACTGCTAGGTGGCCTCTAAACAAGCTAATACTTTTGGTTTTAGGTTTCTCATatgcaaaatggagaaaataccaCCTACTTTGGATTTAGGAGAGGACTCAACATAAGCAATGTAAAAAGCACAGCGTAATGTGGGCACCCTGGAGAGTTACATGTGAGTACCTATTATGACCACATACACTCTCCAGGCCATCCATTTCAGAAGCTCATCACACATTCAGCAGAACTTATGCCGGGCAGTCCTTAAGGCCTGAAGTCTCAAAGAGCCAGCCACAAGTACAGTAATTCATTTCTCCATTTATGCCAAGCAGACAGTTCCAGGTTTAACTGGTAAAAAAGCAAACTTGAATGACACCTATACGAGACAATGCCACATGTGGCAGGACATCTCAACTTTAGGTCACAAGGAGAAAGCTTTTTCAAACCCTATCCCCCACTCCTGTTGGATGTGAGCCCTGACTGCTCTCCAGTGGTTATGGGAACCTCCCTATGAGGGGCTGATCTATTTTTAACAAGGAAATACTTCCATCTTGCATGGTGTTAGAATGCTGGCATTCTCACCATGCTACAGCCCCACCTAACTCCTCCTTAGAACACCAGATCATTTTACCTACCAAGTTTCAGAGGCATTAGAAGGAGCAATTTACTTGGATCtggagcaagaaataaacttgctATAATAAACgtatctcttttcttctggttAGACGGAAAGACCAGCTGTTCTGACTGCCAACACACCATACTTGTGTTCCTACAGAAAGGTCCTCTGATTCTTTTGCTTTCTCAGCAAAACCAACTTTCCTGAAggaatatactttaaatataccaTACAAAAAACACGTCCTTTGAACTTAGTAAGTTAagtgtgggatgcctgggtggctcggttaagcatccaacttcagcttgggtcaggatctcactgttcctgagttcaagccccacatcaggcttcctgctgtcagcacagagccctatgtccccccctcttgctccctctctaaaaattaaacattaaaaaaagagtaagtgcTAATTTAAATGATCCTTCCCTACTCTTTGCTCCAAGTATAAAAAGGCACTGCTTACCTGGCTGGCTCCTTTGTTGGTACCCATCTGCAGACTAATTGTGGTCTGGTCAAAAGGTTTGTCAGTTTGCATTTTGGGATCATAAAGATGCCTCCTGGTCCCATAGGCCGTCATACCTGCCTGGCTGGCGCACTTGTTGGTTCCCATCTTTGAAGTTAAAATTAGCAATGATTACCACAGGTCACCACCATATACGACAAGCAAAACTTTGTGTTCTACTAAAAAGACAGAGGGGCACGATTGACAAGTCCCTTTTTGTGCTGAGGCTAGCTAGATACAAAATCTCCATGCTTTCACAACTTTCAAGGTgctcactttattattttaatttttttaacgtttttttaatttattttttttgacacagagagagatggagcatgaacgggggagggtcagagagagagggagacacagaatccgaagcaggctccaggctctgagccatcagcccagagcccgacgcggggcttgaactcacggaccgtgagatcgtgacctgagctgaagtcagacgcttaaccgactgagccacccaggcgcccccctccaggtgctcactttaaaaagaaaaatttcaaacaaggTTTTAGAGGGCAGAATTATGAATAATTACCCCTGCTCCTCTTCTTCCTACTGTCTATACAGCACAGATAACCAAATTAAGAGGTACCGCATCAGCCACTTAAAGGGACAGAGGCACTCTGACTAGGCAGCATGCTTTTCTACTCCAGGGGTTTGTATAAAAAGTGACAGCAAATGCCAGGTGTCTTCTCTGGCAGCTCAACAAGGGCTTCTTTCAAGTCTCATTGAGATCACCAGCATCTTCATGGGAAAAGGACCACATTTTATTCCCCCAACTCTCATGTcaccagagagaaagagtgaggaatGTGAACTCAACCAAATTCAGAGGAACAAGAATTCTTTTCTCCACTGAGAATATGGCTTTAAGGCCAACTGATATACCCAGTTCTATTAGCTGGGGACACATTTCTGATGggtctttttccttaaaaaggaagggagggaaaaaaaatcattacaatcCTACCACCCAGATATTAGCTGtaaacctttgtgtgtgtgtccttctaGGCTTTATCTTCTCTAcctgtgtatatatttatcaatacacatgcatgtaaataaatatacattcaaaaaTAGGCATGTGCATCTTTAAAGTAAAATCGTGATCGCACTGACCATTGTATTTTGTAAcctgatttgttttccttcatctttgaATTCTTGTGTATCATTTTTACCTTACTCTGGTTCCTTCTGTGCGGTTATAATTTAACCAACTGACTACTGTTTGGAATTTCAGGTTTCCAGTTTCTTACCAGATACGATTTTGTAgtgtacaaaaataaatccacCTCACATGATGCAGTGGCCGCGAGGACACACTTCTCAGTGGTGGTTTCGTGACATTCTCCAGGGGAACGatgtgaaggggaaaaaaatacctgCACTAAGTACTTCCAGTAGTGCTTGGCTGCTGTATTGTGCAAATAAATGACTTCGGCATTGAGGTTTTATAAAATTGCCTCATTTGGTCAGTATCATTTAGGAATTTATAAAACacgttttcttaaaaaaataaagacaatgtaaTTAGGGAGGAAAAGTCATTTCCTAGAGAAACAATTGTCAAGTCTGATGGCATGCCTGAGGTTTCTTCTGAAACCATCATCAACGTCTCAGGGGCTTTAAAGggacataaattatataaaccaCATATCCATCCCCAAAACCTACATTAGCATGGATCTCATCCATTCCTTACTTATGAGAGACACACTTTACATGGTGAGAACTGACAATACCGAATCAAGCAGTAACACGTTGCTTACCTGCAAACCAATTACACTCTGGCCAGCTTTTAATTTTCCTTCGTCAAAacgtcttgtttgtttttctgcataCTTAACTCCGATGTCAATGGTTGTATGGAATCCTTTTGTTTTAGCCTAGACAGAAATTTGCACACTAACTAAAAAGGAACGCTGAAGTGGAGATTCTGCCAATAGTTTTTCACAGAAGGAACAACAAAGAAACGATACTGTCCGTAGATGAAGGCTTCACTAGGTAATACTCAAACTGAGGGGTTGAAAAACATATTTAAGGCCAGTCAGTAATACCTGTGGCTCTGAAATGTTAAGTGTTCTGATTAAGCTCTCTTATATGAGGCAGCTGATGTCAGCAGCCTTTCCATAAAGCTAATAATTatggaggagacagaggctgCTCCGCGCCTAGCCAGAACTCccatgggaaagaaaagacataatTCATCACCAACATGGTGGGGCTTTTAAAAGCAGCCATTGAAGACATATACGTACCAGACCTGCCAGAGCCACCAGTGTAGTCTGAACCTGGGTCATGTTTCCATTCTCAAAAAGATCGTTTGCTTCAAATATGTCATGTGGCTTCATGCCATAAGCTTGAATAGCCTTAATAAAGTTGCCAATATTCTCCAACTATAAAGGAAAAGAGCCATATAACTTTGGGAGCTCAACACTGACATTCACATTATCTAAACATTATAAGCCTTCGTGACTACTGTAAGATGCCAGGCAGAAAGTTACTTGGCAAGGAGTCTTGACCAGATACATACCAAGCACAGCTCTGTCTGGAAACGGAAAGAGTAAATA belongs to Panthera tigris isolate Pti1 chromosome C1, P.tigris_Pti1_mat1.1, whole genome shotgun sequence and includes:
- the CNN3 gene encoding calponin-3 isoform X1, whose translation is MTHFNKGPSYGLSAEVKNKIASKYDHQAEEDLRNWIEEVTGMSIGTNFQLGLKDGIILCELINKLQPGSVKKVNESSLNWPQLENIGNFIKAIQAYGMKPHDIFEANDLFENGNMTQVQTTLVALAGLAKTKGFHTTIDIGVKYAEKQTRRFDEGKLKAGQSVIGLQMGTNKCASQAGMTAYGTRRHLYDPKMQTDKPFDQTTISLQMGTNKGASQAGMLAPGTRRDIYDQKLTLQPVDNSTISLQMGTNKVASQKGMSVYGLGRQVYDPKYCAAPTEPVIHNGSQGTGTNGSEISDSDYQAEYPDEYHGEYQDDYPRDYQYGDQGIDY
- the CNN3 gene encoding calponin-3 isoform X2, yielding MSIGTNFQLGLKDGIILCELINKLQPGSVKKVNESSLNWPQLENIGNFIKAIQAYGMKPHDIFEANDLFENGNMTQVQTTLVALAGLAKTKGFHTTIDIGVKYAEKQTRRFDEGKLKAGQSVIGLQMGTNKCASQAGMTAYGTRRHLYDPKMQTDKPFDQTTISLQMGTNKGASQAGMLAPGTRRDIYDQKLTLQPVDNSTISLQMGTNKVASQKGMSVYGLGRQVYDPKYCAAPTEPVIHNGSQGTGTNGSEISDSDYQAEYPDEYHGEYQDDYPRDYQYGDQGIDY